GCCGTTCATTTATGAAAAAACAGGCCGTAACCCAATGATTCTTACCATTTTGATGGAAGTGTAGCTCCTGCTTTCTCGGGTAGGCGCGGTCGGGGTATAATAATAAGTAAGTTGAACTTCGTGATAAAAAGGAGAGTTGCCCAATGATGTCTTATGAAGCATATATGAGCCAAGTCATTCAACCGATGCGCGATGAGTTGACTCGCAACGGTTTTCAAGAGCTTCGCACTGCTGAAGAAGTAGAGCAAGCACTGCCAAATGCAAAAGGCCTGACACTGGTTGTCGTGAACTCGGTTTGTGGCTGCGCAGCAGGACTCGCTCGTCCAGCAGTTGTACATTCCTTGAACCACACTACCAAGCCGGATAACATCTTCACTGTATTCGCTGGTCAAGACAAGGAAGCAACTGCAAAAGCTCGTGAGTATTTCGAAGGCTATGCTCCATCTTCCCCTTCCTTCGCGATCATGAAAGACGGCAAAATCATGACCATGATCGAGCGTCATCAGATCGAGAACAACGAACTGGCAACAATCGCTGGCCTGTTGACCAACGCTTACGACACTTACAAATAAGAAATGCGAAACATTAAGAGGCGCCCGGTAACGGGTGTCTTTTTTTACAGACTT
This genomic stretch from Brevibacillus brevis harbors:
- a CDS encoding BrxA/BrxB family bacilliredoxin, translating into MMSYEAYMSQVIQPMRDELTRNGFQELRTAEEVEQALPNAKGLTLVVVNSVCGCAAGLARPAVVHSLNHTTKPDNIFTVFAGQDKEATAKAREYFEGYAPSSPSFAIMKDGKIMTMIERHQIENNELATIAGLLTNAYDTYK